Part of the Thermovirga sp. genome is shown below.
AGGTCACTACGTTGTCGGTGGTGGCGGCGGCAAGGCGCACCTCTTTGACGGAACCCAGGAAGGACTCCTCCGGGAAGGCGTCCACGGTGAACCGGACCGCCTGTCCCTGCCGGATCTGCCCTATATCGGCCTCGTCCACGTTGGCCTCCACCTGCATCCTGGCCAGATCCTCGGCGATGGTGAAGAGCGTCGGGGCCGACTGGCTGGCGTTCACCGTCTGGCCTTCGTCCACTTCCCTGTCAATCACCACCCCGTCGATGGGCGATACGATGCTGGCATGCCCGAAATTTATCTTCTTGTACTCCAGGTCCGCCTTCGCATGGGAAAGGGACGCCTCGGCGCTCCTCAGACGCGAAAGGGCGGTCTCGTAGGCCGTCTGCGACTGGTCGAGCTCCATGGCGGCGATATACCCCTTTGAGAAAAGGTCCCGGTTGCGCTCCAGGTTTTTTCCCGCCTCGGCCAGGGTCGCCCGGGCCTCCTGGAGCGAAGCCCCGGCGGAGAGCACGCTGGCCTCGGACTGACGGATGTTGGCCTCCAGCAGCGACGGGTCTATCTCGGCGAGGAGCTGGCCCCTGGTCACGACGGAGTTGTAGTCCACGTGTATCTTTTTTATCGTCCCCGAGACCTGGGCCCCTACGTTCACGGTATTGACGGCGTTCAGAGACCCCGTGGCCGATACGGTCTTCACGATGCCTCCCCGCACGACGGCAGTGGCCTGGACGACGGGCCGGTCGGAAGAGCGGCTGTGATAGAGCCAGAAACCGGCCGCGGCCACGATGATGATC
Proteins encoded:
- a CDS encoding efflux RND transporter periplasmic adaptor subunit → MMKNWLKSRKFLAAAIIIVAAAGFWLYHSRSSDRPVVQATAVVRGGIVKTVSATGSLNAVNTVNVGAQVSGTIKKIHVDYNSVVTRGQLLAEIDPSLLEANIRQSEASVLSAGASLQEARATLAEAGKNLERNRDLFSKGYIAAMELDQSQTAYETALSRLRSAEASLSHAKADLEYKKINFGHASIVSPIDGVVIDREVDEGQTVNASQSAPTLFTIAEDLARMQVEANVDEADIGQIRQGQAVRFTVDAFPEESFLGSVKEVRLAAATTDNVVTYRVVISVDNERKILMPGMTANVSVIVEKKDDILKVASSALRFKPTVEASGPHPKGTVLWTLEKGELVPHRVKTGIYDGLFTEVEGEGVTEGMEVVTYMSAPSEGRTSSAFGFGSRSR